The Epinephelus lanceolatus isolate andai-2023 chromosome 8, ASM4190304v1, whole genome shotgun sequence genome includes a window with the following:
- the LOC117258563 gene encoding solute carrier family 2, facilitated glucose transporter member 1-like codes for MHMSVAPLSVSCSYQQVTPQLMMAVGTAVIGSLQFGYNTGVINAPQNIIESFYNETWSSRFSEPISQTTLTALWSLSVAIFSVGGMFGSFSVGLFVNRFGRKNSMLMANVLAFIAAAFMGFSKLAASFEMLIIGRFIVGLFCGLCTGFVPMYVEEISPTSLRGALGTLHQLGVVIGILMAQIFGIESIMGNAALWPLLLGFTLLPAVLQCVLLPLCPESPRYLLINCNEESKAHSILVKLRGTDDVSDDMQEMKEESQQMMREKTVTIPELFRSPMYRQPIFVAIMLQLSQQLSGINAVFYYSTGIFERAGVPQPVYATIGAGVVNTAFTVVSLFVVERMGRRPLQLIGLMGMAVSAVFLTVAMALLDQFRWMSYVSIVAIFSFVAFFEIGPGPIPWFIVAELFSQGPRPAAIAVAGFSNWSANFLVGMCFQYIEQLCGPYVFIIFTVLLLGFFGFTYFKVPETKGRTFDEIAAGFRQSAGQGADKYSAPEEFNTLRGDDPDL; via the exons ATGCATATGTCAGTTGCACCTTTATCTGTTTCCTGCTCGTATCAACAGGTGACACCCCAGCTGATGATGGCTGTTGGGACAGCTGTGATTGGCTCTCTCCAGTTTGGCTACAACACTGGTGTCATCAATGCTCCCCAGAAT ATCATTGAGAGCTTCTACAATGAGACTTGGAGCAGCAGGTTTTCAGAGCCCATCTCTCAGACCACTTTAACAGCTCTATGGTCGCTCTCTGTGGCCATCTTCTCTGTAGGAGGAATGTTCGGTTCCTTCTCTGTCGGCCTCTTTGTCAACCGCTTTGGCAG GAAGAACTCCATGCTCATGGCCAATGTGCTGGCCTTTATTGCTGCTGCGTTTATGGGCTTCTCCAAGCTGGCTGCCTCCTTTGAGATGCTCATCATTGGACGTTTCATAGTTGGTCTCTTCTGTGGCCTCTGCACTGGTTTTGTGCCCATGTATGTCGAGGAAATCTCACCCACGTCTCTCCGAGGAGCATTAGGAACTCTGCATCAACTTGGTGTAGTGATTGGCATTCTCATGGCACAG ATCTTTGGGATTGAATCCATCATGGGGAACGCTGCCCTTTGGCCCCTCCTGTTGGGTTTCACTCTGCTCCCTGCTGtgctgcagtgtgtcctgcTGCCCCTCTGCCCTGAGAGCCCCCGCTACCTCCTCATTAACTGCAACGAGGAGAGCAAAGCCCACAGca TTTTGGTGAAGCTGCGGGgcactgatgatgtcagtgaTGACATGCAAGAGATGAAGGAGGAGAGCCAGCAGATGATGAGGGAGAAGACAGTGACCATCCCTGAGCTGTTCCGCTCCCCCATGTACCGCCAGCCTATCTTTGTTGCCATCATGCTGCAGCTCTCGCAGCAGCTATCTGGAATCAACGCT GTGTTTTACTACTCGACTGGGATCTTTGAGCGAGCAGGTGTGCCTCAGCCTGTCTATGCAACCATTGGTGCAGGAGTGGTCAACACTGCCTTCACTGTGGTTTCT ctgtttgtgGTGGAGCGAATGGGCAGGAGACCTCTGCAACTCATTGGTTTGATGGGAATGGCAGTTTCAGCAGTTTTtcttactgttgccatggcgtTGTTG GACCAGTTCAGATGGATGTCCTATGTCAGCATTGTGGCCATCTTCAGTTTTGTAGCCTTTTTTGAAATTGGCCCCGGCCCCATCCCCTGGTTCATTGTGGCCGAGCTCTTCAGCCAGGGGCCCCGACCTGCTGCCATTGCAGTTGCTGGTTTCTCCAATTGGTCTGCCAACTTCTTAGTGGGAATGTGCTTTCAGTACATTGAG CAACTCTGTGGTCCCTAcgtcttcatcatcttcactgtCCTGCTACTCGGCTTCTTCGGCTTCACTTACTTCAAGGTGCCAGAGACTAAGGGCCGCACCTTTGATGAGATTGCAGCAGGCTTCCGCCAGTCAGCTGGTCAGGGTGCTGACAAGTACTCAGCCCCTGAAGAGTTCAACACCCTCAGGGGGgatgaccctgacctttga